Proteins encoded in a region of the Shewanella polaris genome:
- the sppA gene encoding signal peptide peptidase SppA codes for MSAKPSFLKRMFLLLWNTVNGIRKFIINIIFFGLLAVIAVALLNSEEDVVVEDQSTLVLNLSGSIVDQKHYVDPIEMALSQGQANDPEGEILLSDLLYTINNATEDVRISSIVLDLANLQNAGISKMTAIGEALNQFKAANKSVIAMANGYDQNQYFLASFADKIYLNNQGMVSIDGLSRYRLYYKAALEKLKITTHVFRVGTFKSAVEPLIRDDMSDADKEASKVLLNDIWQSYSTIVASNRQIAPDQLVLSPDEFLVQLDKAEGDAAKMAINLKWVDELVSADAFRLAMIERVGSDKEGKNFKQISFNDYRALTAPMPHFVEKDSVAVIVAKGTILNGKQPAGQIGGESTSALLMKARFDDKVKAVVLRVDSPGGSAFASEQIRQEVLALKNAGKPVVVSMGSLAASGGYWISASADYIVATPTTLTGSIGIFGMFATFDQALNHFGITSDGVATSDWAGLSPTRELNPQVSAVIQRHIERGYHEFISLVAKERHMTLEQVDNIAQGRVWTGKRALSLGLVDELGDMDTALAKAADLAKMDKFDVKVIEQELSAEQQLIQQIMGATAAYVPDSVRQTSVVEQLVKQWAGAFETLSMFDDPNHVYMYCENCNY; via the coding sequence ATGTCCGCTAAACCCTCGTTTTTAAAAAGGATGTTTTTACTGTTATGGAATACAGTAAACGGTATCCGTAAATTCATCATTAATATTATTTTTTTTGGTTTGTTGGCCGTTATTGCAGTTGCGTTACTCAATAGTGAAGAAGACGTTGTCGTCGAAGATCAATCTACCTTAGTATTAAACTTGTCTGGCAGTATTGTCGATCAGAAACATTACGTCGACCCGATAGAAATGGCCCTTAGTCAAGGACAAGCTAATGATCCAGAAGGCGAAATCCTTTTATCCGATCTACTTTATACCATCAATAATGCGACTGAAGATGTCCGTATCAGTAGCATCGTATTAGATTTAGCCAATTTGCAAAATGCCGGTATTAGTAAGATGACCGCCATTGGTGAAGCGTTAAATCAGTTTAAAGCAGCCAACAAATCAGTGATTGCGATGGCCAATGGCTACGATCAAAATCAATACTTTTTAGCTAGCTTTGCTGACAAAATCTACCTTAATAATCAGGGTATGGTTTCAATTGATGGCTTAAGTCGTTACCGCTTATATTACAAAGCCGCACTCGAAAAGCTTAAAATCACCACACACGTATTTCGAGTAGGTACCTTTAAGTCTGCGGTAGAGCCCCTTATCCGTGACGATATGTCTGATGCAGATAAAGAAGCCAGTAAAGTATTGTTAAATGATATCTGGCAAAGCTATTCAACTATTGTTGCCAGTAACCGTCAAATAGCACCAGATCAATTAGTACTAAGCCCAGATGAGTTTCTCGTTCAGCTCGATAAAGCCGAAGGTGATGCTGCTAAGATGGCAATAAACCTCAAGTGGGTTGACGAATTAGTTTCAGCTGACGCTTTTCGACTCGCAATGATTGAGCGGGTTGGCAGTGATAAAGAAGGTAAAAACTTTAAGCAAATTAGCTTTAATGATTACCGTGCGCTAACAGCCCCCATGCCTCACTTTGTTGAGAAAGACTCTGTAGCCGTTATTGTTGCTAAAGGTACGATTCTTAATGGTAAACAACCTGCGGGACAAATTGGTGGTGAAAGTACTTCTGCACTACTTATGAAAGCACGCTTTGATGACAAAGTGAAAGCGGTAGTGTTACGGGTTGATAGCCCTGGTGGTAGTGCTTTTGCATCAGAGCAAATCCGCCAAGAAGTATTAGCACTTAAAAATGCTGGTAAACCTGTAGTGGTTAGCATGGGTAGTCTGGCTGCATCTGGTGGGTATTGGATATCTGCCAGTGCCGATTATATTGTGGCTACGCCGACTACCCTTACTGGTTCAATCGGTATTTTTGGGATGTTTGCTACATTCGATCAAGCACTTAATCATTTTGGTATCACTTCTGATGGTGTTGCTACCTCTGATTGGGCAGGATTATCACCTACACGTGAATTAAACCCCCAAGTATCTGCAGTAATACAACGTCATATTGAGCGTGGTTATCATGAGTTTATTTCGCTGGTTGCTAAAGAACGTCATATGACACTAGAACAGGTCGATAATATTGCTCAAGGTCGTGTATGGACCGGTAAACGTGCATTATCATTGGGCCTAGTTGATGAGTTAGGCGACATGGACACTGCATTAGCCAAAGCGGCTGATTTAGCAAAAATGGATAAGTTTGACGTAAAAGTGATTGAACAAGAACTCAGCGCTGAGCAGCAACTTATCCAGCAAATCATGGGCGCGACAGCGGCTTATGTCCCTGACAGTGTTCGTCAAACCAGTGTAGTAGAACAGCTTGTTAAGCAATGGGCAGGTGCATTTGAAACACTTTCAATGTTTGATGACCCAAATCATGTCTATATGTATTGTGAAAATTGTAATTATTAA